A genomic region of Magnolia sinica isolate HGM2019 chromosome 6, MsV1, whole genome shotgun sequence contains the following coding sequences:
- the LOC131248260 gene encoding uncharacterized protein LOC131248260 isoform X1, whose translation MDYDDSDFQSQNFQLGGEDSTKFPPGLRSYALPKFDLDESLQVHLRYDTLVETEVLLGIQNQEENCWIEDFSRENSGIEFSSSAAESCSISRRNNVWSEATSSESVEMLLKSVGQDEMLTKQIIIEESDFCDGLNNLNNQMDPSLNQDDSIAPKIGDIIDSNPTLPPDKCLENLSDLSTDAARILAHVEAPIHQDGKSEYGSLVDLDPSPVNKKFDCHMISAAEQVDMDQKVTSSSMENNAHENDHVSSVSALARGNHDATFERMQVEPSGISMQNITIGAADGCIKVACCEKPGDLLQDGAEKDKIQVLRDTQMDDQQHERRVVESCTGNAENLSSSALNLDSSVHIAEELNEVLSKADTQQMKSGILSKDSKTGVHFTGSTQEASFVAVEIDKSIEGSNTGSSNDGLGNPCSPLVKIDSFIQITERYSHKKPEDLSRDSGCPVERVIFIKEAEMDVQLRASKLETTLLVVEETQNSEGRLTENRINDVGNFSSAVVHSPTSMIHETRVNVESLNELEVHGAVFNAQNPEPALVEKDMLVKVIEKDSSSYPDSTLNLSGDVLPDQAHYSSERHVSYPWHQKLPQKCDSSLPAAVLNDVNTVHSDVPNLEKENESLSTDSEGIEIKIDDPLVREKRVEASSPGQSTATLTTEHIVGDESVSTEDAILLASGNKMDATVLVAADVSGQKVPEKEETVPGVSTEPCLQILTENCKSGIASGPLPASDSRQHPACNSAAESPEMLTQSLSAEKSFHSIHREEPEASMAIKATQKCAKELEGHPTVHASVVTEIDGSKLLGNSCEKYKVTTLQVTGETACNTEIPTQPIPSSVDGSSHGIGQNNQHEGEANLVSGDASGGRVLLLTTEGDVLNRVEQSSSKPATSSDATETANGSPTSGETKCDSPTVISCSEPSQNEKEQLDGGEKESLDQNDPVSKDLPHIPSDINRHADNVKSTSEDDRSFTFVVGSLADLSERESGKGWKPFSNIKPFELPQTGEGSPTTPVLCQASSVNLQETSHGSRKVSDEQRVRRGTKGKGKDKTRLADSATERGTATGGKPAKETSRPKQTVEKDVNQSSASAYSNGTINRAMQVEERRQYAYVDGSSTRSSSVPTIQAPGLPDLNTSASSQILCHQPFTDSQQVQLRAQIFVYGSLIQCTPPDESCMVSAFGDVSRDGGRSMWENSWRVSVERFHSQKSLLSNLESPLQSRSGVRVSEQVSRCSPLQNKTLSTPTSRTGSKGAPPAIVNPTTPVPSSVWSFSTPSRDVFPSSSMPRGPLLDSHPSLSPLPPYQSPYTRPYLGNNSAWLPQASTGPAPWAVSPRTPALAGVHYSSLPIAEAVQVASVRDPPAPRLSSVQLASPSSLPPTVGPINVLSGTTALAEATRTNISPAKHASADQKPRKRKKRSVAEELGQISTVTPARTEPVSATAIGKHFTTSLGIPSPAQSISIDTASSPVSTTAPVVSSTHYQIVGSGDKGQKVIFSEETFSRIEQAKLHADDAAALAAAAIRHSEGIWSQLAIQKNSGLVSEVEAKLASAAVAAAAAASVAKAAAAAAKVASDAALQAKLMADEALNVPPMGNSSWGPETALPDGRKNFGKANPSSGLKSKGETASSGSTIVAAREAARKRVEAASAATKRAENFDAVVKAAELAAEAVSQAGAVIAMGDPIPLTLSELVEAGPGGYWKAEKVSVEHSVKENSTHRGEQLNKDGTDEGIDRSIKSSNRRPLNTKETLQIRNEGNAPSIELSVENEARMVNGILQGSVAGEGGLAGQKGRKTSDHAKTVGVITELEVGSRAASSNIQNGEGERHQQMGTSKEIKEASLVEVVRDAEGCRGVWFSAKVLGLKDGKAYVCYNELLQDEGPDHLKEWIPLEGGGDKAPRIRIAHPMTAVKFEGTRKRRRAAIGNYAWSVGDRVDAWMQDGWWEGIVTEKSKEDETKLTVHFPAKGDFSIVRAWNLRPSLIWKDDQWMEWSRENNSLPHENDTPQEKRQKLGRLEVVIGPQIEAGGNNKLSNELSAGDSRTHEESRPLPLSAKDKIFAVGKNIREENNADAVRVKRTGLQMEGSRVIFGVPKPGKKRKFMDVSKHYVADKSAKINEGIRTDSIKFTKYLVPQGTLGWKNSSKVDTKGKREQAAADSRPKVPKSGKAQSILSKSLSEKDSSLISVASALTGGTGQDLLTNAKAFAGHERSSLETSTLKAGEGLLSFLSAPVSDGLSSKKSSSAIEGDTGTRRKLAPGRKVARDDEKCSSRTDNPGKLIPDAAEPRRSNRRIQPTSRLLEGLQNALIGTKIPSFSRGKGVKAGQHRSTSSSSRGNYHG comes from the exons ATGGATTATGATGACAGTGATTTCCAAAGCCAGAATTTTCAGTTAGGTGGTGAAGACAGCACAAAATTTCCTCCTGGGTTACGGTCATACGCACTTCCAAAATTTGACCTTGACGAAAGCCTTCAGGTCCATCTAAGGTATGATACTTTAGTTGAAACAGAGGTCTTACTAGGCATCCAAAATCAAGAAGAAAACTGTTGGATAGAGGACTTCTCACGGGAAAATAGTGGAATAGAGTTCAGTTCAAGTGCCGCTGAATCTTGCTCTATTTCAAGGCGTAACAATGTTTGGTCTGAGGCCACTTCATCTGAATCTGTTGAGATGTTATTGAAATCAGTTGGGCAAGATGAGATGCTCACCAAACAAATCATCATTGAGGAGTCAGATTTCTGTGATGGACTAAACAACTTAAACAACCAAATGGATCCCAGCTTGAATCAAGACGATTCCATTGCCCCTAAGATAGGGGATATAATTGATTCCAATCCTACACTACCTCCTGACAAATGTCTGGAAAACCTATCGGATTTGAGTACAGATGCAGCAAGGATTCTTGCTCATGTTGAAGCACCCATCCACCAAGATGGTAAATCTGAGTATGGAAGTCTGGTGGACTTGGATCCGAGTCCTGTCAACAAAAAGTTTGACTGTCACATGATTAGTGCTGCTGAGCAAGTTGACATGGACCAGAAGGTTACTTCATCCTCCATGGAAAATAATGCACATGAGAATGATCATGTTTCTTCTGTAAGTGCATTGGCTAGAGGGAATCATGATGCCACCTTTGAGAGAATGCAAGTGGAACCATCAGGCATATCCATGCAGAATATTACTATAGGAGCTGCAGATGGGTGCATAAAGGTAGCATGTTGTGAGAAGCCAGGGGATTTGCTACAAGATGGTGCAGAGAAAGATAAAATTCAAGTTTTGCGGGATACTCAGATGGATGATCAACAACATGAGAGACGTGTAGTGGAAAGTTGTACTGGTAATGCAGAGAATCTTTCCAGTTCGGCTCTGAATCTGGACTCTTCCGTGCATATAGCAGAAGAATTAAATGAGGTGTTGTCAAAAGCTGATACTCAACAAATGAAGAGTGGGATTTTGAGCAAAGATAGCAAGACGGGTGTTCATTTTACAGGAAGCACACAGGAGGCATCTTTTGTCGCAGTAGAAATAGATAAAAGTATTGAAGGAAGTAACACTGGAAGCAGCAATGATGGTTTGGGAAATCCTTGCAGTCCATTGGTAAAGATAGATTCCTTTATTCAAATAACAGAACGATATAGTCACAAGAAGCCAGAGGATTTATCAAGAGATAGTGGTTGCCCAGTTGAAAGAGTGATTTTTATCAAAGAGGCAGAGATGGATGTTCAGCTTAGAGCGAGTAAACTGGAGACAACTTTATTAGTGGTGGAAGAAACACAAAATTCTGAAGGTAGGTTAACTGAAAACAGAATTAATGATGTGGGAAATTTTTCCAGTGCAGTTGTGCATTCTCCAACTAGCATGATTCATGAAACAAGAGTGAATGTAGAAAGTCTCAATGAGTTGGAAGTCCATGGGGCAGTCTTTAATGCCCAGAATCCAGAGCCTGCATTGGTGGAGAAGGATATGCTAGTTAAAGTAATTGAGAAGGATAGCAGTAGTTATCCAGATTCTACTTTGAATTTGTCAGGGGATGTTCTACCAGATCAAGCCCATTATAGTTCAGAGCGGCATGTCTCATATCCCTGGCATCAGAAGCTGCCACAAAAATGTGACAGTAGTTTACCGGCTGCTGTGTTGAATGATGTTAATACTGTTCATTCAGATGTTCCTAATCTTGAAAAAGAGAATGAAAGTTTATCAACTGATTCAGAAGGTATTGAAATTAAAATCGATGATCCTCTGGTCAGGGAGAAGAGGGTAGAGGCTTCCTCTCCTGGTCAAAGTACAGCTACATTAACTACTGAACATATTGTTGGGGATGAGTCAG TGTCAACTGAAGATGCCATCTTGTTAGCATCTGGTAACAAAATGGATGCAACTGTCCTTGTTGCTGCTGATGTCTCTGGTCAGAAAGTACCTGAGAAAGAAGAAACGGTCCCTGGAGTCTCCACAGAGCCATGTTTACAAATTCTGACTGAGAACTGTAAGTCAGGGATAGCTAGTGGGCCACTTCCTGCCTCTGATTCTAGGCAACATCCAGCTTGTAATAGTGCGGCAGAATCACCTGAGATGCTCACTCAGTCATTGTCTGCTGAGAAGTCTTTTCATTCTATACACCGGGAGGAACCTGAAGCATCTATGGCTATCAAAGCCACTCAGAAATGTGCAAAGGAGTTGGAAGGCCATCCTACTGTCCATGCATCTGTTGTGACAGAAATTGATGGCTCCAAATTATTAGGAAATTCTTGTGAGAAGTACAAAGTAACAACCTTGCAAGTTACAG GGGAAACAGCTTGCAATACTGAGATACCCACCCAGCCTATACCTTCATCTGTAGATGGATCTTCTCATGGAATTGGCCAGAACAATCAACACGAAGGTGAAGCTAATTTGGTATCTGGAGATGCCAGTGGTGGGAGGGTGCTGCTTCTGACAACAGAAG GTGATGTATTGAATCGGGTTGAACAAAGCTCTTCTAAACCTGCTACTTCGTCTGATGCCACGGAAACTGCCAATGGTAGTCCAACTTCTGGTGAAACCAAGTGTGATTCACCTACTGTTATTAGTTGTAGCGAGCCTTCACAGAATGAAAAGGAGCAACTGGATGGTGGTGAGAAAGAGTCCTTAGATCAAAATGACCCTGTTTCTAAGGACCTGCCTCATATTCCCTCTGACATTAATCGGCATGCTGACAATGTTAAATCTACTTCTGAAGATGACAGGAGTTTCACATTTGTGGTTGGCTCACTGGCAGATCTGTCTGAAAGAGAAAGTGGCAAAGGGTGGAAACCATTTTCCAATATCAAACCATTTGAATTACCTCAG ACCGGAGAAGGGTCTCCAACAACACCCGTATTATGCCAAGCCAGTTCTGTGAATTTACAAGAAACTTCTCATGGAAGTCGTAAAGTATCTGATGAACAGAGAGTGCGTCGTGGTACCAAGGGTAAAGGTAAGGATAAAACTAGGTTAGCTGATAGTGCGACTGAAAGGGGAACTGCTACTGGAGGGAAGCCTGCTAAAGAAACATCTCGTCCAAAGCAAACAGTGGAAAAGGATGTTAACCAATCCAGTGCATCGGCTTACTCAAATGGAACTATAAACAGGGCTATGCAAGTTGAAGAGAGGAGGCAATATGCATATGTTGATGGCAGTAGTACAAGATCATCTTCTGTTCCGACCATTCAAGCACCTGGTCTTCCAGATTTGAATACTTCGGCTTCTTCACAAATATTATGTCACCAGCCTTTCACTGATTCACAGCAAGTGCAATTGCGTGCTCAGATATTTGTTTATGGATCTCTGAT TCAGTGTACACCACCTGATGAGTCCTGTATGGTATCAGCCTTCGGAGATGTGAGCCGGG ATGGCGGGAGGAGCATGTGGGAGAATTCATGGCGTGTTTCTGTGGAAAGATTTCACAGTCAGAAATCACTGCTTAGTAACCTTGAGAGCCCGCTGCAATCTCGATCag GTGTCCGCGTTTCTGAACAAGTATCAAGGTGCAGTCCCCTACAGAACAAAACCCTTAGCACCCCAACTAGTCGAACTGGCAGCAAGGGTGCCCCACCAGCTATTGTAAACCCCACAACGCCTGTACCATCCTCGGTATGGAGTTTTTCTACCCCTTCTCGTGACGTCTTTCCATCCAGCAGCATGCCAAGAGGCCCACTCCTGGATTCTCATCCATCACTCTCGCCGTTGCCGCCTTACCAATCTCCCTACACAAGGCCCTACTTAGGAAACAACAGTGCTTGGCTCCCTCAGGCTTCTACTGGTCCTGCACCCTGGGCTGTTTCTCCACGAACTCCAGCACTTGCTGGTGTACATTATTCTTCTTTGCCAATTGCGGAAGCAGTTCAAGTAGCATCAGTTCGGGACCCACCTGCTCCGCGTCTCTCCAGCGTGCAGCTTGCATCTCCGAGTTCTTTGCCTCCTACTGTAGGTCCTATAAATGTTCTCTCCGGTACAACTGCACTGGCAGAGGCTACTAGGACAAACATATCACCTGCCAAGCATGCATCTGCTGATCAGAAACCGCGGAAGAGAAAAAAGAGATCTGTCGCTGAGGAACTTGGCCAGATCTCCACAGTCACTCCAGCTCGAACAGAACCAGTTTCTGCTACTGCCATTGGTAAACATTTTACTACATCCTTAGGGATTCCGTCACCTGCACAATCTATATCTATAGATACAGCTAGTTCTCCAGTTTCAACTACTGCTCCCGTTGTATCTTCCACACATTACCAGATAGTAGGCAGTGGTGACAAAGGTCAGAAGGTTATCTTCTCCGAGGAGACATTCAGTAGAATTGAGCAGGCTAAGCTGCATGCTGACGATGCTGCTGCTCTCGCTGCTGCTGCTATCAGGCACAGTGAAGGAATATGGAGTCAGCTAGCCATCCAGAAGAATTCTGGATTAGTTTCGGAGGTTGAAGCAAAACTGGCTTCTGCAGCtgttgcagcagcagcagctgcttctGTAGCGAAGGCAGCGGCAGCAGCTGCTAAGGTTGCGTCTGACGCTGCTTTGCAAGCTAAACTGATGGCGGATGAGGCTTTGAATGTGCCTCCAATGGGAAATTCCTCCTGGGGTCCTGAAACTGCTCTTCCCGATGGCAGAAAGAATTTTGGCAAGGCAAATCCTTCATCAGGTCTGAAGAGCAAGGGCGAAACCGCCAGTTCTGGTTCAACTATTGTTGCTGCACGGGAGGCTGCTCGGAAGAGGGTTGAAGCTGCGTCAGCTGCCACAAAACGAGCGGAGAACTTTGATGCAGTAGTGAAAGCAGCAGAATTGGCTGCAGAGGCTGTATCGCAAGCAGGAGCAGTCATTGCAATGGGTGATCCTATACCTTTAACACTGAGCGAATTAGTAGAAGCTGGACCAGGGGGTTACTGGAAAGCAGAAAAAGTTTCTGTTGAGCACTCGGTGAAAGAAAACAGTACGCATAGAGGAGAGCAGTTGAACAAGGATGGTACTGATGAAGGTATTGATAGATCCATTAAAAGTTCCAATAGAAGGCCACTGAATACGAAAGAAACCCTGCAAATTAGAAACGAAGGGAATGCACCTTCAATAGAACTCTCCGTGGAGAATGAAGCAAGGATGGTAAATGGGATACTTCAGGGTTCTGTCGCAGGGGAAGGAGGCCTGGCAGGACAAAAAGGTCGTAAAACGTCTGATCATGCTAAAACTGTTGGGGTTATCACTGAATTGGAGGTTGGATCAAGAGCAGCTTCTTCAAATATCCAAAATGGTGAAGGTGAAAGGCATCAGCAGATGGGGACATCTAAAGAGATTAAGGAGGCATCCCTTGTTGAG GTTGTTCGCGATGCGGAAGGTTGCAGGGGTGTCTGGTTTTCAGCCAAGGTACTTGGCTTGAAGGATGGGAAAGCTTATGTATGTTACAATGAACTTCTGCAGGATGAAG GCCCAGATCACCTAAAGGAGTGGATACCTCTTGAAGGAGGGGGTGATAAAGCTCCCCGGATACGCATTGCTCATCCTATGACTGCTGTGAAATTCGAAGGAACGAGAAAGAGACGCAGGGCAGCTATTGGGAACTATGCATGGTCTGTTGGAGATCGGGTGGATGCTTGGATGCAGGATGG TTGGTGGGAAGGTATTGTTACAGAAAAGAGCAAGGAAGATGAGACAAAATTGACTGTTCATTTTCCAG CTAAAGGAGATTTTTCCATCGTTAGAGCTTGGAATCTTCGGCCATCTCTCATTTGGAAGGATGACCAATGGATGGAATGGTCAAGGGAAAATAATTCCTTGCCCCACGAG AATGATACTCCCCAGGAAAAACGTCAAAAGCTAGGTCGGCTTGAAGTCGTGATTGGCCCCCAAATCGAGGCTGGAGGGAACAATAAGCTGTCAAATGAACTAAGCGCTGGGGATTCGAGAACACATGAAGAGTCAAGGCCACTGCCATTGTCTGCCAAGGACAAAATATTCGCTGTTGGGAAGAACATCAGGGAGGAGAACAATGCGGACGCAGTCAGGGTGAAGCGGACTGGCCTGCAGATGGAAGGATCGAGGGTGATTTTTGGGGTTCCTAAGcctggaaagaaaagaaaattcatgGATGTAAGCAAGCATTACGTTGCAGATAAGTCTGCAAAGATAAATGAAGGAATCAGAACTGATTCGATTAAATTCACAAAGTACCTGGTGCCGCAAGGCACTCTTGGATGGAAAAATTCTTCTAAAGTTGATACCAAGGGAAAACGAGAACAAGCTGCTGCCGACTCCAGACCTAAAGTGCCCAAATCTGGAAAAGCTCAGAGCATTTTGAGCAAGAGTTTATCTGAGAAGGACAGTTCTTTGATCTCTGTTGCCTCTGCTTTGACTGGTGGCACCGGTCAGGATCTTTTAACGAATGCAAAAGCGTTCGCTGGCCATGAACGGAGCAGTTTAGAGACGTCAACTCTCAAAGCAGGTGAGGGCCTCCTGTCATTTTTGTCAGCACCTGTGTCGGATGGTCTGTCCTCCAAGAAGTCATCTTCAGCAATTGAAGGAGACACTGGGACAAGAAGAAAGCTTGCACCTGGTAGAAAGGTGGCGAGAGATGATGAGAAGTGCTCTAGCCGTACTGATAATCCTGGAAAGCTAATTCCTGATGCTGCTGAGCCCCGGAGGTCCAATCGCAGAATTCAGCCGACGTCTAGG CTACTGGAAGGGCTACAGAACGCCTTGATTGGTACAAAGATTCCCTCTTTTTCGCGTGGAAAGGGTGTCAAAGCCGGCCAACACAGAAGTACATCTTCTTCTTCCCGAG GGAATTACCATGGTTGA